A stretch of the Octopus bimaculoides isolate UCB-OBI-ISO-001 chromosome 8, ASM119413v2, whole genome shotgun sequence genome encodes the following:
- the LOC106872560 gene encoding kelch-like protein 21 encodes MFQLMSKAMSTMNSPDLSSDQQYLLQNPNYTLDLVKRLDSLRIEATFTDAILCVQHEEFPCHRNVLAVSSPYFKAMFTSDLRESRESRICISEVSPWTLKRVIEYAYSGRIAINAENALQLLAAGSLFEYPDIVSACCEFLRRQLDHNNCLGIEQYAQVHSCHDLQNDAHKFALENFSMVVKSDEFLDLSLDRLLTYTSSDLIDVRKEEVVYDAVMRWVKYDLDERKQHLTCLLQQVRLPIVDLGYLQEIESDPVISNQSDCLNMVREAQVQHESVSNQQGKRRRSMQNNNVHPRPSTVAKEVLVVVGGLNSYITQSVEMYDVQKDRWTSLPDIPQSLSQYSVAMLTTGLIVTGGIHDGHIVDNVWHFDCIKLEWKSVKAMLQPRARHASTSVNNCVYVIGGVGYGEEHDIKDLKPIERYDAISNTWEEVGQSRFPRTLARIVPYEDIILEVGGLQGGQCVNTIETYVCNGASLNPSGEQYVLPNSIRYAQILVLDNVFYIIWEDSRKVLTLDPEKRTFRNLPDVPHVHVNSGASILRGKIYIAGGLHDVENSVPSQCVECYDPSTNEWTEETSMSQARSSHACLTVHI; translated from the coding sequence ATGTTCCAACTCATGTCCAAAGCCATGAGTACAATGAATAGCCCAGACTTATCTTCAGATCAACAGTACCTGCTTCAAAACCCTAATTATACATTGGATCTTGTTAAAAGACTTGATTCGTTGCGTATTGAAGCGACGTTTACCGATGCCATTCTGTGCGTGCAACACGAAGAATTTCCTTGCCACCGAAATGTGCTGGCTGTTAGCAGTCCTTATTTTAAAGCTATGTTTACCAGTGACTTACGAGAAAGCCGTGAATCTAGGATCTGCATTAGTGAAGTGTCTCCTTGGACTTTAAAACGTGTCATTGAATATGCCTATAGTGGACGGATTGCTATTAACGCAGAAAATGCCCTTCAGCTCTTAGCAGCAGGCAGCCTGTTTGAATATCCTGACATAGTCAGTGCTTGTTGTGAGTTTCTTCGCCGTCAGCTTGACCACAATAATTGTCTGGGTATCGAGCAATATGCTCAGGTTCACTCGTGTCATGATCTGCAGAACGATGCGCATAAGTTTGCACTGGAAAACTTTAGCATGGTTGTCAAGAGCGATGAATTTTTGGACTTGTCATTAGATCGATTACTGACTTACACGTCTAGTGACCTGATTGATGTCCGCAAAGAAGAGGTGGTTTATGATGCTGTGATGCGTTGGGTAAAGTATGACCTTGATGAGAGAAAACAACATCTTACATGCCTTCTACAACAAGTTCGTCTTCCAATTGTGGATCTCGGCTACCTGCAAGAAATTGAAAGCGACCCGGTAATTTCTAATCAAAGCGATTGCCTGAATATGGTTCGTGAGGCTCAGGTTCAACACGAGTCTGTTTCGAATCAACAAGGTAAACGTCGTCGTAGCATGCAAAACAATAATGTTCACCCGAGACCATCGACTGTTGCCAAAGAGGTTCTGGTGGTTGTTGGGGGATTGAACAGTTATATTACTCAGTCTGTGGAAATGTATGATGTTCAGAAAGATCGTTGGACTAGTCTTCCTGATATTCCTCAATCTCTTTCTCAGTATAGTGTTGCTATGTTAACAACTGGACTCATTGTAACTGGAGGAATACATGATGGTCACATCGTGGACAATGTGTGGCATTTTGATTGCATTAAATTAGAGTGGAAGAGTGTGAAAGCAATGCTGCAACCTCGTGCACGTCATGCTTCTACTTCCGTAAACAATTGTGTCTATGTGATTGGTGGTGTTGGCTATGGAGAAGAACATGATATAAAAGACTTAAAGCCTATTGAACGTTATGATGCTATTTCCAATACTTGGGAGGAAGTTGGTCAAAGCCGCTTTCCAAGGACATTGGCTAGAATAGTACCATATGAAGACATTATTCTAGAGGTTGGTGGCCTGCAAGGTGGCCAGTGTGTGAATACAATAGAAACCTATGTTTGTAATGGTGCTTCACTTAATCCTAGCGGAGAACAATATGTGCTGCCAAATTCTATACGATATGCTCAGATTTTAGTGCTAGACAacgtattttatattatatgggAAGACAGCCGCAAAGTGCTCACCCTTGACCCTGAGAAACGAACATTCCGTAACTTACCTGATGTCCCACATGTTCATGTTAACAGTGGTGCTAGTATTTTAAGAGGTAAAATTTACATCGCTGGTGGTTTACATGATGTAGAGAATTCGGTGCCATCACAGTGTGTGGAATGTTACGATCCTTCGACAAATGAATGGACCGAAGAGACGAGCATGAGCCAGGCGAGGTCGTCACATGCTTGTCTAACAGTTCACATATGA